The genomic interval GGGCATGGgtgtgattgtttagttttttaatagaaaaaattaaatgatatatttataaataaaaaataatttgtgcataattttctatatacatgttcgtagcgatataaaaactaaagctaaaaaataaattacaataaaaatacccaaattctattttaagtttaaggttaaaaaaataaattttaacttataaacataaataaaagtgaaagatAAGACTGGTGCTTCTCTCTGCAAACAAACACCATGGGCCAAGTTATGATGAGATCAGCTgattggtattttttttattttttaaactttttaagaaataattttaacaccagggaaaatattttcaaatctgAACCTTTTAGCCACGACACCAATATTAACGTGGTAAGACAACCTGCCACGCAGCCTTTTTGGCGTCGCGTGGCGTGCCACGCCACTgacaatggcgtggcaagccgtttGGTCACGCTGGCGTGACTAAAAGATTCATGcatagaaatattttcccTAAAGGTTTagtagtaaaattattttttaaaaaagtttaaaaaataaaaaaattcgctGATTGGTAATTAATAACGGTTTGTCAGCTCTCGTGGTATTTTTACTGTCTGTTAGTCCAACCTCCTCTCTCATAAAATTACCTAACCTTCtggttaaatttaacttaaaaattaaaattcttttggaaCTAATAAAGTACAAGTAGAAGCCATAAAGGTAAGATCAGTCACGAGACACATTCCCTACATGTAAGGTTAACAATGAGGGATGGCGGGACCATCAGCCAGCCTCCCTGTATGCCAGGGTAAGAGATAAGCAAAAATTGTGATTTAGCCGATTGTGATTTGGGCCAGGGGACCGTTAGACAGCACAGTAAATGGTAGTATACTTACTGCCTCCAAAAGGTTAACTAGTTGTACTACAACAATTACAAATACGGTGCAATTTGGTGAGCTTTTTTTTAgaccagtctcaatgcatagtttcatgttATAGTTATAAAAACTGTAAACTAGCTAACCGAGctagatgagttttatggaaataaaactcatctctcatctcataaaattttatcatttaatgaGTCTGTCGAGTCTGCTAAGTCAACAATTTTAATGATGAGTTACCTATTTAATGTGTAGGACCTTCTCAATAACCATGCATAGAGATAATGTGCTTGGCACCTATTTAGTACATTACCAGTACAGGTTGCTCTATAATTACGGGGAGGTTGGAGCGCCAAATGACACAAAAACGTAATCTGGCAATCATGCCAAGGAACAATGCCCGACCATTTTGTTGTGCATTAGTATCttctttgaaaaataaaaaccggTAATTGTCAGACAGAAAATGAAAAGTATCCAAACAAATTTTTGTCAGAGATTTGAGACAGGTGTGCTGGCCACGTTCACTAATTCAACCATGATAAACTTTCATCTGtcaactatattttattttctatgggAAGAATATGCTTCCAAATTTTACAGAACATGTGTTTATACGTAATAATAACATGAGAACTGACTAATTGCTGTGTGAATGATAGGGGAAACCCAGTACGTTAACAATCAACCCCCACGTTAATGATTGTGTTCCTGTACCATAAGCACCTCACAATTGCACTTCCATCGGAAATTATAGCTAGTACCCTTGATTGTCAAGTCACCCATTTGAAAGAGTACTGACCAGCATTTGTCAGTACAATCGTGTGATATAATATTCGAACTAACGACCAGTAGAACGAATTCTACGGTCAGATCAACCACGAAGAGTACAGGTAGTAATATTCTTACAGAGCAAAACAAAATgctgtttttatttaacaGAATCAGTTTTAATCCAGCTTAAAAGTTGTATCAGCCCCGAGATTCGAGCACAGTGCGTATTATTGAGTTTAACATGCCACTAATCAGCCAAAGATTCCAGACAGTTTGCATATGTCTGTAAAGAAGAAATTGGGTCCGCTACAAAAGTCCCAAATGGCAACAAAAATATACCCCTACATCATTAGCGATGAGataaagaacaaaataaacaagtgACAACTTGCCAGCGCATTATCGAGATCTCCCAGCCTTCGTCGCTTCGCCCATTTCTGAATGAAATCGATTTATTTTACGTtatcgtcttttcgcttctgcgcTTACAagtcatttaaatttttaattttaaatttatatttgatttaggttttttttcagtttatttttaccGTGACTTACCGTTAAGAATATttgtatacaatttttttataaattttttttctatatatcgtttgattttttcttgtaaaaaCAGTCACCCCATTATAAGTTTGCACCCCATTATAAGTTTGCACCAGATCATACTTTAGAGCTCAGAAATTTTGCTGTtctgttaaaaattttatttaaaagtgaATAATTTGAAATGTGAATAGGTGCGTAGGTATGACACTAAACCAGGTCGTTCTAAGACTAAAAACATCGGCTACATTTTACTCCTTTCCTAAATTTCTCGTCTTAGACAGAATGGCCATGTCCATCGCCCCACAAGTTCCAAATCTTTGGTTTTAAAAAGTGAGTAGATCTTCGTTTGAAACCAAAAGCATAACatgaatcaaaatcaaaagagaTTTCTGGCACTTTCCTCCCCTGAAACCCGCCCTTAGCACAGCTCTCCATGGGGGCTGTCTGTCTGTCGTTTCTCTCACTAGTCATCACTATAAGATCCAATTAATGCACTGtacgaatatatataaataaaaggcAGAGCTttcgaaaaagaaaaggtcgAAAgggataaatataaaaacgaaaaaaaagacgaggcgaaaaattacaaaaacaaCCCTCCCATGGGGGGTCCCTGTTCCGCGTCCGCGGTGCTTTTCCCCAGCCATCACGAGACCTCCCcaaaaccaaccaaacaccaccCCACCACCCCACCCAGCTGGTGCGCCTCCAAGAATTCCTCGGAttccttccccctctccggcgACGGGCTCCCTCTCCGGCACGGTCTCGGCCTCGCCATTGGCCTCCTCTCGTCTCTGCTCCACGGTAAGCCGTTTGCTTTCTTGGCTGGTTCCCTCCCAGGTGCGGCAAGATCTTGGTCTAGATCTGCCGCTCCGAGCTCTCTTGGGTTCTTCGTTTGCCTGGTTCTTGATTCGGTTAGAGGAGGGACCGGGAGAATTACGGGTGGTCGTTCATGTCaaaatcgttttttttttcgtttttgctttCCCCGTTTGTAGAGAGTGAAGTTATTTCGGGAGGTTCAGTTCAGTTTGGTAGCAGTACCAGACGTTGCTTTCGTAGCAATAGTGCAGGTTGTTTACTTTTACCGAAACATGTAGTTGAATTTAAGGTTGTGTCTGTGACACTGCTCTCTTAATGACTGGTTTTCTAGTAATGTAAAAACAAGCTGGTACGAACATTGTTTGTTGCATTGTTGAAAAGGAGGGCCTTCTTGGGGGTGCTATTTTGGGTGCTGGCTGAAGATCATGCTGCATTAATTACAGCACCGTGTAAAAGGAACAAtctttgcatattttttagcTATTGGTAGAGACTAAGGTGGGAAAATGAAGAACAGATCCGATCTATTGCCTCTCGCATAATGTCTGAAGGACTGCAGCTTCAAATGAGAGCTGTAAATGTAGGCGTGCCTCGAATTAAATTACTTCCAGTAGAAGTAGAAGAGGAAGTCCAGCCCAAAGCAACACTTGCAATTCTCCTAGCTCTTCTTGGAAACTGCAGTGATACTAAATtccttttttagataatggaaacTTAGTGAGACCAAATTCTAGCGTTTGACATTGGAAATGACTATCTTTCATATTAGTTTGCTGACTACTGTTCTCTCCGATGTCAAACTTACAAAAGGTAAATTCACAAGGGGTCAATGACTGAATTactgaaaactgaaaagtctTCGCTGCAAGAGTTACTGGAAGAATTCTCGGCATTTCCTAGACGTCCAgagcttttatttttataccatgtAGCTAACACTGAATGTATGCTTTGCAAGCTAACTAAAACTAGGAGAGAGAATGATGAACTACTgtgcctttctttttcttttttggaatTGGCTGAGTTAAGAATGTTAGTGGAAACATGGAATATAGACGGGGAACATTTCCGTGACGTTTTACATTTCTTCTATGAAACCTTTGAGCTAACCTTCTCAGCATTCAACATAATCTTCCATTTTCTTATCTTATCTTATCTAAGTTTTGTTATTCCCACTGTTATCAAGCATACTGAAAGCATTTAATCTACCcagaacaagaaagaaattCTATCTTGCTAGCACTTGTTGAAACTGATCCTACATATCTTGACATCCCACTTGATTATTTGCAGGAATATGAAGTTAAGGACAAAACGACCTGGATGGAAGTCACTTATGCCTCTGAAGTTGAGCAGGAAATCTGCATTGcgtttctttttgtttcccAAGGTTCAGGCGGCTGGTCAATCTCCAGATGACACACCAGTTTATCTTAATGTGTATGATTTGACACCCATGAATGGTTATGTATATTGGGCAGGCCTCGGTATATTTCACTCCGGAATCGAAGGTTCTTCTCTCTGCCATATCTGCCTTTTTCTAGCTGATGTGCAATTTGTGTGATGGCTTATCTTTCTCTGCattcttcacttctgcttgATGTTTTAGAAAGAATAGAGCTAGTAACGCCACACTGATGCTATCTAATACTATGGTTTACTGCCTATTTTGCCTGAACTAAGGTGTCTAGAAAATGCAATTCAATTTCATATCACCAACATTACTCTTCTATCAAGTTGTTGCAAAAACATGCATTGAGAAAGCAAGTCTCTCTACGAATGATCCATGTTCTTATAGTGCTTGCTTCTAAgcgataaattattttccttcCATAACGATTTCTTCGAGCAATAACTTAACTGTAGGATCTCTCACGTCACCAAGGGTAACAGAACAATTCTCAAACTCAGTGCTAGTGCATTTCATAGGAAATGTGAACTAGGAAAGATGTGAGAGCAAGGAGCACCaattttgtgaattgtgaaAATACTGGTTGTGCTAGCTTTGTTTAGGAATGGGAGGAGGATGAGCACTTTGATAGTTCCGGCTACATGTTGTAGCTTTGATAGTGCCAGTCAGATTAGGGCGCACACGGTTGTGAATGGGAGTTTAAGATATTGCAAGGGCCATCAATAACCATCCCTTGACCCCTAGTAGAATGAACAGTCTTGTTTAATGTTGCTAGTCCATGGTCACAAGTTTTGAGGACTCCCCCGCCACTAGCCACTAGGTCATCTTTTTTATCTGGTGGTACATCACTGTTACCCTGATGTATGCCATTGCCACATTTTGTGTATGGAGAAAATGAATATAGGATAACTGAACGTGCAAATTCAGGTGCTttctaaaggaaaaaaaatgtagcaatTGGTTTAAATTGTGTTGCAGAGACTATTACTGTTACTGATATGCTATGCTGCTTGCAAAAAAATGCAAGACAACAATTAAGGCTAGGAGCTGGTTACAAAGAACAGAAGAAAATGCAGTTTAATATTTCTGTTCACATCAATATGCAAATCTTGGTGATAGGTTTTGTTTTGAAAGAGTATTTCAGCTATGATTCTATGGAATAACAATTGTTATCCTGATTTGCCTTTCATCTGCAGTACATGGTGTTGAATATGCATTTGGAGCACACGACTACCCCTCAAGTGGAGTATTTGAAGTAGAGCCTCGGCAATGTCCTGGTTTTAGATTCAGGAAATCGATATTTCTCGGTACAACATGCTTAGATCCCCTCCAAGTTCGGCAGTTCATGGAGCTACAGTCAGTGAACTACAATGGAGATACTTATCATCTCATCACGAAGAACTGCAACCACTTTTGCAAGGACATGTGTTACAAGTTGACTGGTAACAAAATTCCAAAATGGGTAAATCGCCTTGCCAGAATAGGTACCATACCTTTAGAACCACTAATGCTTATATTAGCTGTTCATAGTCTCCTAACAAACTGAACGAAATTATGATGCCAATCAGCCAATGACTGCATCTTAATGTGCTTTGTCAGAATGCATTGAGCAGTCTGACAGTTACCGCCATCATATTTTGCCCACAAATTATCATCTCCACTTGACTTTCAGAAATATGTTCCTGGAGTTTCTGATTATCTTCATTGGTCATTGTGTAAAGCAAAAGTACTTTAGCAATCACATCATATGCTAGTGCAACTCTTTACAGTAATTTGACTTTGGATTCTTTGTGGGAAGaacttttttcaataaaaaaagaaacatgttgACTTGTATAGATTCACCTGGCACCATGTTGTGTGATGACAGGTGGATTATCTTCTAAAAGATTCAGGAAGTCCCTACTTATATTTACAAGCACTGCAAAATTTTCGACATGCATAAAGCCAGCGTTGTGCTAAGTATCTGGCCCAATCCAGCAGCTTCATCCATTACTTTGTGCAATGCATAATGTCCTATAAGAGATAAAATTCTTCATTAGACATTGGATTTGTGTCATAATGTTTTGGAGTTCTCCTTGTTTCTTGAGATCCTTGTTTTTCAAGCGGAAACTCGTGTATCCTCTTTCTGCAGGTGCCATTTGCAACTGTCTTCTGCCAGAATCACTCAAGATCTCCCCAGTCGGCCATGATCCAAACAGTCGCCCTGAAGATTGCGAGAAAAGGCGGCTGAGGAACCCGTTGAGCTGTTTCTCTTCGATCTCGAGTCAGAGGCAGCTGCCCCCGTCTTCACCGTTCCCTACATCACCTGTGAAAGAGCCTCTTGCATACAGTTCATCAAGGAAATCCAACGCTCCATCGCTGAGGAATAGGTAGCCTGGCCTCCCTCGTGTTAACTTTTGATACCAAGTTAATAGGCTAATTTGGGCCGTGGCACATCTGGAGGGCTCAGGACGGAGGGCACTATCCTGCATGCTGCCGTAGCTGTCAGCTAATTCTTTTTGCTCGGTATCAGTCAAATGCTTGGAGTTGCTGTATCTTGTAAGTGAACAATGCGAGTGAATGATCAATCCACCTGGAGAGTTGTCTCATTTGGGTGAGAGTGAATGCCTCTCAATTCTACCCACCCCCTGCACTCATGAGGCACGAACCGGGATGTATTTGTATAATATTAATCCACTATTCTTTCAGCTGTTTTAGCTGCCTGACCTGATATTTTCCCCCTCCTAGCTGCCATATTTCTTTCCATGGCTCCATACTGATAATagacttaattaatttatttaaaccATCCTAAATTACCTGTACACCGATCAGCTACTGTTGCATACGATTTCTACTGGTGGGGTACTGGACTACTGGAGTAGTGAAAAAGGAGTACTCGCATCGGATCAGACGCAAGTACATAGGAGTATATGAGTTCAGTTCACCAGGCAGCCAAAACTAATGGCGCTCTGATCTGGATGTGATCCTCAGCCTCAATCATCCGCAAGATGATCATTCCTTCTCGCTTGGACCGACCGGGGCCCACCGTCGTGGAGAGTGGACAGTGGCGCTGAAAATTCTCTTCCCTGTTCCATCCTCATCGGGTCGGTCCGCATCGTCGTACAACCCTCCCccacgatccatccatccatccttcCACGGGGGGAGGAATACTGGATAAGAACGCCCATATCCCATATGCCATATGCCTCCAGGAGGAAGCAAAGGCAGCAGCTCATCTAggtctccctccctccctttgcTCTTCCACTGCACCACAACCACACACGCTACCTGTGCTGATTGCTCACTCGGTGAGCCACTGCACCAGCGCGCTGCCGCCCGCCGGCGTTGTAGTACCATAATAAAGCGCCCCCGATCGCGACGGCTCGTGGTCGCGGATGGGTGGGTGTCCCTCGCGCGCGCGACGACAGCGAGAACGTGCGCGCGTACGCGAGAAAACACGCACACGCACACCacaccatcaccatcaccGCCACGGTGATTACGTCAGTCCTTCGTTCGTTCCTGCGACGAACGTCCCTGTCGCGGGCGCGCGGGGGGTGGTGGGTTGATcaggttggttggttggttgtttgtttgtgtttgCTTCGGTTGTGTGGCGGCCGCGGTGCGGAGGGCAAAGGACATCCAGGTGGAGCTCGCTTTTGATCAGGTCGTCTTTGCAGAGGCTTATCTCCATGGGAAGAAGGCATGCAGGCAGAAAAAGAAAGGTGGAGAGGGGATAGAGAGGCTAACTTTGCGAGTGAGTGATGGCTTCATCCGTCTGCTGCTGCATGCAATCATTTGATCCGGATAAATCGCTCGTGGTTTTTCACGGGGCGGTACACATCGCCGTCCCAAAGTGTAGCTAGGCAACCTGCCATTAACTATTTTCAACCTCTCTCGCTGAGAAGTTGTGCTCAAACAGTTATTCCTGTCTGCAACATCAATGCTACTAGCACTAAGCAACTTTACTCCAGTAGTAGTCAGTACTACTCCTATGCACTAAGCACATGTCTTTCTTTCAGTGTAGTactgcatttttcttttcgtaTGTGgtgtttgaactttgaagcCCAGAACTTAGAGGAAGCCCAATCAGCTGGCCCAAGGCCAATTCCATCCACATCAAGAACAATTGAACAAAGTGAGCTGGCATAAAAGACAAAAGACGCCAAAACTTGTGCATGCATCTTCTTGTGTTCTGATCGTGAGTAGTCTAGTACCCCCAATATTACATCACGGCATAATTAATCAGTCCATGGCAACCACTTGCATGATATTCTAAACATATACTTACAGAGACCTCCAATTAATAATCTACATGACTTAGCAAAGTCACCGCTAAAGATTTTTCGTTAGGGCAACGGCTGATGATATATCGATCGATGCTAATAAACACCACTACTGAATTTACTACGTTACTACCCTGCAATTGATCAGTCCATTAATTAACACGTCCgagagcagctagctagctggttaATCCTCctccgtcggcgccggcggcgctcaGCTGAATTGGTCGTAGACACCGCCGCCGTAGCCTGCCGCTGCCAGCTCCAGCATGTAGTTGTTGTACGCGTACTCACTCATGTAGAGGtcggcctcctcggcggctGCCTCCACTCCGAACTGCCCCACCAGCGCCGGGTGGTACGTCACTGTGGAGAACGACGACGAGCTCgggctgctgccgccgccgccgccggcgctacCACCGCctgtcgccgcggcggcagcggctagcttcgccttctcctcctctacATCCGCCAGCCTCTCCTTCAGCTTCAGCAACTGCGCGTGTCACGTGCAAAATTAAGCCGCAGCTCATCAGCAACGACGAcgaacgcacgcacgcccgTGATACCTGTTGTTCGATcgattatgtatatatgtaatacCTCGGTCTCGAGGTGGCAGTTCTGCAGGACGACGGCGTCGTGGGCGGAGCGGAGCTTGGcgaactcctcctccatgAGCTTGCTCTTgtggcgggc from Oryza brachyantha chromosome 3, ObraRS2, whole genome shotgun sequence carries:
- the LOC102704596 gene encoding deSI-like protein At4g17486, coding for MKLRTKRPGWKSLMPLKLSRKSALRFFLFPKVQAAGQSPDDTPVYLNVYDLTPMNGYVYWAGLGIFHSGIEVHGVEYAFGAHDYPSSGVFEVEPRQCPGFRFRKSIFLGTTCLDPLQVRQFMELQSVNYNGDTYHLITKNCNHFCKDMCYKLTGNKIPKWVNRLARIGAICNCLLPESLKISPVGHDPNSRPEDCEKRRLRNPLSCFSSISSQRQLPPSSPFPTSPVKEPLAYSSSRKSNAPSLRNR
- the LOC102704873 gene encoding homeobox-leucine zipper protein HOX12, which translates into the protein MTREGEEKLLFPSFAFPECFPEAVTSGGEQKKARQRRRRKVKPEAFAAATGESGVDEQAKKRRLSDEQARFLEMSFKKERKLETPRKVQLAAELGLDAKQVAVWFQNRRARHKSKLMEEEFAKLRSAHDAVVLQNCHLETELLKLKERLADVEEEKAKLAAAAAATGGGSAGGGGGSSPSSSSFSTVTYHPALVGQFGVEAAAEEADLYMSEYAYNNYMLELAAAGYGGGVYDQFS